One Roseimaritima multifibrata DNA window includes the following coding sequences:
- a CDS encoding G8 domain-containing protein: MLEQRRLMAVVVGQYCDAQGNISSDISSWTSIVPEGEAGGTEDLAPESEDDSVKVNFAETAVVIPSQMLGNDRDPEGLPLSIVGISNISGGTAELRQGLVFFTPDDSLLPMSFDYVVRNPAGLDSTATVRLTARSPVHGMHDDHVRAAEHQALFTLIDSNDTTNVAVQAGLWSDAETWSTGVVPGEGDRVLIHNTVEVVYDVHSDAALEWLRVDGVLTFRPDVNTQLVVETLATDPLSILNIGTQDESVHSDVTAQILIDTSGGPLSQVEDPTLIGRGVISHGQTNIYGAEKVEHTTLLGDALAGDAYIELADATSPVGWQVGDTLLLVGTEVDASLLGLGADADAIVAADADNSRFGDELLEITSFDVVDGRVRVFFNNVTNQSAMDQGLITLLWKHERPDGDTFDASELSIHVANLTRNVVVRSSDPSVDTQERGHFMLMHNTNAEVHHAQFRDLGRSDKRLVVDDPIAVGNFDGTPGTGTNTRGRYGLHLHRMGANDLNGNAAQITGNVVWGTPGWGIVQHDSHAVLENNVVFDVVGAGIVAEEGNELGVWRDNLVVKITGDLVNNFDDNVLFKTLRGPRFDLGFVGSGYWVQGGGFGIRLEDNVAASTNGAGFDLVHNTDGLAKKSLVSVENIADPLVRQAFIDAGHTVITPNNVPTRGIDGLVSYNGFRGIHTWLHNRDSQDMEGVFTFGTWTAHDFRSTIENYQIWNVQSGVQNFYSTRFDFLNGLIVGDLDNPVHMEWASQANNASGIGVSHNQGDANNILFDGLRIEGFEYGFQVFSPHYSEITGLVPYATSELRNAAISNVEYAFLHNSSQRADRVTDQFSDLFVLDESSTFNTLTAEENVAPIAAFEFTNGEGISVVLDAANSRDLDPGPRVIDTDDGIAAYAWDLDGDGQYDDAYGQSLIHNFAAVGEYSIGLKVWDDDGANSTITQLVTATANPYSNPWLDGDFSATDAFSGGFYGLASNRRGEGWIARDMQRNPAGFAEIATPQHQLGRLGQVVRNQYVHRGQQTFSFDIMNTNVDYRTNHLQVSLFGINGQWDLANFAPSPIYAMAAPEFTALVDVDMGPTDSADWQTQTFDIDLGAEGFEYLVIVVEYLYYNYEQGDYFALDNFSLTSDFAMSVPLPALSLSGNTHAFDNDEEPIPLQTPRDVLAFATPIVGPEQPAPAELLPMPRGHLEDIYFSESDTEEHLPFLEL; encoded by the coding sequence ATGCTAGAGCAACGCCGGTTGATGGCGGTGGTCGTTGGCCAGTATTGCGACGCGCAGGGCAACATCTCGTCAGACATTTCATCGTGGACGAGCATCGTGCCAGAAGGTGAGGCAGGTGGCACTGAGGATCTCGCACCGGAATCAGAAGATGACAGCGTAAAGGTTAACTTCGCTGAAACTGCGGTTGTCATCCCTTCGCAAATGTTGGGTAATGACCGCGACCCAGAGGGATTGCCTCTGAGTATCGTTGGCATTTCGAATATCAGCGGCGGCACAGCTGAATTAAGACAGGGGTTGGTTTTCTTTACGCCGGATGATTCTCTGCTGCCCATGTCGTTCGATTACGTTGTGCGTAATCCGGCTGGGCTGGATTCCACTGCCACCGTACGTCTGACTGCAAGGTCACCCGTGCACGGTATGCATGATGATCATGTCCGCGCGGCCGAGCACCAGGCACTTTTCACCCTGATCGACAGCAACGATACGACCAACGTGGCGGTCCAGGCTGGGCTGTGGTCGGACGCTGAGACATGGTCGACAGGTGTCGTGCCTGGTGAGGGCGATCGCGTGCTGATTCACAATACGGTCGAGGTCGTTTACGACGTCCACAGCGACGCCGCTTTAGAGTGGCTTCGTGTTGATGGCGTGTTAACGTTTCGGCCAGATGTCAACACACAACTGGTTGTCGAAACGCTCGCCACGGATCCCCTGTCGATTCTCAATATAGGAACCCAAGACGAATCCGTTCATTCCGATGTGACGGCTCAGATTTTGATTGATACATCGGGCGGGCCATTAAGCCAAGTCGAAGACCCGACCTTGATTGGGCGTGGGGTTATCAGTCATGGCCAAACGAACATTTACGGCGCCGAAAAAGTTGAGCACACCACACTGCTGGGCGACGCCCTTGCCGGGGATGCCTACATTGAGCTTGCTGACGCGACTTCACCCGTTGGTTGGCAAGTTGGCGACACCTTGTTGTTGGTCGGAACGGAAGTTGACGCGTCGTTGCTGGGGCTAGGAGCGGACGCGGATGCCATCGTTGCAGCGGATGCCGACAACTCCAGATTTGGTGATGAACTCCTTGAAATTACCAGTTTCGACGTCGTCGATGGCCGAGTTCGCGTTTTCTTCAATAACGTGACCAACCAGTCGGCAATGGATCAGGGGCTAATCACGTTGCTGTGGAAGCACGAGCGGCCCGACGGCGACACGTTTGATGCCAGTGAGCTATCCATTCATGTGGCAAACCTGACACGCAACGTGGTTGTCCGTTCAAGTGACCCATCGGTGGACACCCAGGAACGTGGCCACTTCATGTTAATGCACAACACGAATGCCGAAGTGCATCACGCACAGTTTCGTGACCTAGGGCGATCAGACAAGCGGCTGGTAGTGGACGACCCAATCGCGGTAGGCAATTTCGACGGGACTCCGGGAACAGGAACAAATACTCGCGGTCGTTACGGCCTGCATCTGCACCGAATGGGGGCAAATGATCTTAATGGCAATGCCGCGCAGATTACCGGCAATGTCGTGTGGGGGACGCCTGGCTGGGGCATTGTGCAGCACGACAGCCATGCGGTATTAGAAAACAATGTCGTGTTCGACGTTGTTGGAGCAGGGATCGTGGCTGAAGAGGGGAACGAACTGGGGGTCTGGCGCGATAATTTGGTCGTTAAGATCACGGGCGACTTGGTCAACAATTTTGACGATAATGTCTTGTTTAAAACGCTTCGCGGTCCCCGGTTCGACCTGGGCTTCGTTGGTAGCGGCTACTGGGTACAGGGCGGCGGCTTTGGTATCCGCTTGGAAGATAATGTTGCTGCCAGCACGAACGGGGCCGGTTTTGATCTCGTTCACAACACTGACGGACTGGCCAAGAAATCACTGGTCTCAGTCGAGAACATTGCCGACCCACTGGTGCGGCAAGCCTTTATTGACGCCGGGCACACGGTCATAACGCCGAACAACGTTCCGACGCGGGGAATAGACGGCTTGGTTTCTTATAACGGCTTCCGTGGCATCCATACTTGGCTGCATAATCGCGACAGTCAGGATATGGAAGGGGTATTTACTTTCGGGACGTGGACAGCACATGATTTTCGCTCCACGATCGAGAACTACCAAATATGGAACGTGCAAAGTGGCGTGCAGAACTTCTATTCCACTCGCTTTGATTTTTTAAATGGCTTGATCGTGGGCGACCTTGATAACCCGGTGCACATGGAGTGGGCGTCGCAAGCTAATAACGCGTCAGGCATTGGCGTCAGCCATAATCAAGGCGACGCCAATAACATTCTGTTTGATGGTTTGCGGATAGAGGGTTTCGAATACGGATTCCAGGTCTTCAGTCCGCATTATTCAGAAATTACCGGGTTGGTTCCATACGCGACAAGTGAACTGCGCAATGCCGCGATATCGAATGTTGAGTACGCCTTCTTGCACAATAGCAGCCAACGGGCTGACCGGGTTACGGATCAATTTTCAGACCTTTTTGTCCTGGACGAATCGTCTACGTTCAATACGCTAACCGCTGAAGAGAACGTGGCCCCGATTGCGGCGTTTGAATTCACGAATGGAGAAGGGATCTCCGTGGTTTTGGACGCGGCCAATTCGCGTGACTTAGACCCTGGCCCTAGAGTCATCGATACAGACGACGGTATTGCCGCGTATGCTTGGGATTTGGATGGCGATGGGCAATATGATGATGCGTACGGCCAATCTCTAATCCACAACTTCGCCGCCGTGGGTGAGTACAGTATCGGATTGAAGGTATGGGATGATGATGGCGCCAATTCGACAATCACTCAGCTTGTCACGGCAACCGCGAATCCCTACAGCAATCCATGGCTTGACGGTGACTTCTCTGCGACGGATGCGTTTAGTGGAGGATTCTATGGCTTGGCCAGCAATCGGCGAGGCGAGGGATGGATTGCCCGCGACATGCAACGTAATCCTGCAGGTTTTGCCGAAATAGCCACTCCTCAGCATCAACTGGGCAGGCTAGGCCAGGTGGTCCGAAACCAGTACGTGCATCGTGGCCAACAGACGTTCTCTTTCGATATCATGAACACTAACGTTGACTATCGGACCAATCACCTGCAAGTGAGTTTGTTCGGTATCAATGGCCAGTGGGATCTTGCCAATTTCGCACCATCGCCAATATACGCCATGGCAGCCCCTGAGTTCACAGCGTTAGTTGACGTCGACATGGGGCCGACGGATAGCGCTGATTGGCAAACACAGACGTTCGATATTGATCTGGGTGCCGAGGGCTTTGAGTACCTTGTCATCGTTGTAGAGTACTTGTACTACAACTACGAGCAGGGTGACTATTTCGCGCTTGATAATTTTTCGTTAACCAGCGACTTTGCGATGTCGGTGCCGCTCCCTGCCTTGTCCTTGAGTGGCAATACGCACGCCTTCGATAATGACGAGGAGCCGATACCCCTCCAGACGCCTCGCGATGTGCTTGCGTTCGCAACGCCAATTGTGGGCCCTGAGCAACCTGCACCGGCGGAGTTACTGCCAATGCCAAGAGGCCATCTCGAAGACATCTATTTCTCCGAGTCTGATACGGAAGAACACTTGCCATTTCTGGAGCTGTAA
- a CDS encoding exosortase-associated EpsI family protein, whose protein sequence is MKILNVIALIGFAVLTIGPAGFKYALSNRTPVDYGTLSAELEKVSLVPDGWEGADHGYEFDEDWKQRLELVDNWSLQVTSPAGQRILVLLMLSETGEQLYHNPEVCYAAQGCEVRGDTLVAEMTDPGLGEFRAVEIEFPGFGDVPHGVATWAFWMGDQWVSPAKSGITNQLGRARYLLKVQLMVENTRIASPTATKDIDSYLEFLANQLRLAKIPSNSPL, encoded by the coding sequence ATGAAAATTCTAAACGTGATCGCCCTGATTGGCTTTGCTGTGCTGACCATCGGCCCCGCCGGTTTTAAATACGCGTTATCGAACCGCACCCCGGTAGATTACGGAACCCTTTCGGCGGAGCTAGAAAAGGTTTCGTTGGTCCCTGATGGTTGGGAAGGGGCAGATCACGGCTACGAATTCGACGAGGACTGGAAGCAGCGTCTGGAGTTGGTTGACAATTGGTCCCTGCAAGTCACATCGCCTGCGGGGCAGCGGATCCTTGTCCTTTTGATGCTGAGCGAAACGGGCGAACAGCTCTACCACAACCCCGAGGTCTGCTACGCCGCACAAGGTTGTGAGGTCCGCGGGGATACCTTGGTCGCAGAGATGACGGATCCAGGCCTTGGTGAATTTCGCGCGGTAGAAATCGAATTTCCAGGGTTTGGCGACGTGCCGCACGGTGTCGCAACCTGGGCTTTTTGGATGGGGGATCAATGGGTGTCCCCAGCAAAAAGTGGCATCACCAACCAGCTTGGTCGAGCCCGTTATCTATTAAAAGTCCAGTTGATGGTGGAGAACACCAGGATCGCCAGTCCTACGGCGACCAAAGACATCGACAGTTACTTAGAATTTTTGGCAAATCAATTGCGGCTCGCAAAGATCCCAAGCAATTCTCCCCTCTAA